GGCGGTGGGCTGGCAGGGGGTGACCACCTCGCCGGCCGTGACCAGGTCCACCGCGGTGAGGTAGTCGCCGTGCACGACCCGGGGGTTGATGCCGGCCGCGGTCCAGATCCGGCGCAGCCCGGCCCATTCGCCGTCCACGGTCGGGTCGACCATCCACTGGTCCTCGGCGAGGTCGGCGACCCGGACGATCTCCTCGGCGGCCGCCGGGTGGCTGTCCGACAGAGCGATGAACTGCGGCTCCCTCGCCAGGAGTTCGTGGGCGACCAGGCCGTCGGGGACGCGCAGCGGCGCACCCTCGACCTCGTGCACGAACGCCGCGTCGAGCTGTCCCGTGGCGACCATGTGCAGCAGGGCGTTGGCGGACACATCGGTCCGTATCGTGGTGTCCGTCTCCGGCAGGCGCACCCGCAGCCGGCGCAGCCAGCCGGCGACCGCGGGGCTGTTGGTGCTGCCGATGTGCAGCCGGGCGCCCTGTTCGCGGTGCGAGGCGGAGGCCACCTCGTCGAGCAGGGCCCGCATCTCGGCCACTATGGGGCGGGCCCGGCACAGCACCGAGTGCCCCAGCGGCGTCGGCCGGCTGCCGGTCGGCTCGCGGAAGAAGAGCTGGCCACCGAGCGCCTTTTCGATGCGGTGGAGCTGGGTCGTCAGGGAAGGCTGCGTCATGCCGAGCTGCCGGGCCGCCTTGCGTACGCTGCCGGAGTCCGCGATGGCGCACAATGCGCGAAGATGCCGTACCTCGAGCTCCACAACGGGAGCATAACGAGCACGGCATCCGTCACACCAGCCTCTCAAACCCGCCGGAACTCGCCTTTTTCGCAGGGGTATTGGCTGGTGCTATCGCCACCTAACATCTCCGTCCTCCGGGTGAACTCCGTCCAGACTCAACGGCACCAAGAAATCCGCAGGGCCCCGGTCGCCGCCCCACACGGCGACCGTACGGCCCTCGGAAATTAAGGAGCCCCCCACATGAGATCTCCTAAGACGGCGCTGTCGGCGGCGCTCGGTCTGGGCCTTGTCGCCGCGCTCGCAGCCGCGGCCCCGGTTTCGGCAGCTTCCCCCTCCTCCGGCAACTCCGCGCACAGCACGCCCGCTTCGATAGCGGCCTACAACGGCTCGGCGGCCGAGAAGGCCGACACCAAGGCGTTCTTCGAGGCCGTGATGAAGTCGGCGCGGGCCAAGATGAAGGCCGATCCGCACGCCGCCTCGGTCACCATCACCTACGACGCCAGTGCGGCACCGTCGTTCAAGAGCCAGATAGCCGAGAGCACGTCGATCTGGAACAGCGCCGTGAAGAACGTGCAGCTGAAGGAAGGCAGCGGCGGCGACTTCCAGTACAAGGAGGGCGACGACCCGCGGGGTTCGTACGCCAGCACCGACGGTCACGGCAAGGGCTTCGTCTTCCTGGACCACAAGCAGAACCAGGAGTACAACTCGACCCGCGTCACCGCGCACGAGACCGGCCACGTGCTGGGCCTGCCGGACCACTACGAGGGTCCGTGCAGCGAGCTGATGTCCGGCGGCGGCCCCGGCACGTCCTGCCAGAACACCCAGCCGGACGCGAACGAGCGCGCCAAGGTGGACCAGCTCTGGGCCAACGGCCTGAAGGCCGTCCACTTCGGCAAGGTGGCGTGAAGCCTGCCGCCTCACGAGTTCGGCGGTGGCCCACGGTCCGGACCGGCCTGACCCCGGTCCGGACCCGGTGGGCCTGGGGCTGACGAGCACCGGAACCTGGCGGCCGGCCCTCGTATCCCCACCAGCCCTCGCATTCCCTGCGCCGCCCGTGCGGTGGGGTCCTCTCCGGGCCCCACCGCTTTCGTGTGCGCTCCCGCGGCAGCGCCGGCTCAGCCCCAGAGCGCCTGGCCGGCGGCGACTCCGGCGAACGCGGCCGCGAGCCCGGCCAGCACGCTCCCGGCGACGTTCGCCACCGCGTAGCCCCGGGCGCCGTCCGCCGCCAGCCGGAGCGTCTCGTAGGAGAAGGTCGAGTACGTCGACAGCGCCCCGCACAGGCCGGTCCCGAGCAGCAGTTGGAGCTGCGAGGACGCGGCCCCGGCGGTCACCGCGCCGGTCAGCAGGCCGAGGATCAGCGACCCGCCGGCGTTGACCGCGAACGTCCCCCAGGGGAACACGGTGTCGTGCCGGGACTGCACATAGCGGTCGGTGAGGAAGCGCAGCGGCGCCCCGACCACGGCACCGGCCACCACCAGCAGCCAGTTCACCCGCGTCCGCCCTCGCCCCCGCCCGGACGGCCGGCGTCCGGGCCGCCGGCGCCCGGGGCCCGGTGGGCGATCATCTCGCACCGGTCGAGCGTCACCAGGCCGCCGCCCGCGAGGAGTTCGTCGAGCTGCGGCAGGAAGCCCCGGACCCGCTCCTCGGCGTCGACGACGACGATCGCCACCGGCAGCTCCTCGCTCAGCGACAGCAACCGCTGGGTGTGGACGACCGAGCCGGCGCCGAAGCCCTCGATGCCGCGGAAGACGCTGGCGCCGGCGAGGCCGGCCGCGCGGGCGCGGTGCACGATCTCGGCGTACAGGGGGCGGTGGTGCCACCCGTCCTGTTCGCCGACCAGGACCGTGAGCCGCAGCGCGGGGACGCCGCCGGGCGCGGGTACGTCGGATGTCATGCGGTCCGCCGCCTCAGTTCGAGAAGTGCACGGGTCGTGGCCACCGCGCCCCACACGGCCGCGAGCGCGACCAGCAGGGTGCCCGCGAGGTACGCGACGGCGAGCAGCGGCTGCCGGTGGCCGGCCAGCCGCTGGATGTCGACCGCGTAGGTGGAGAAGGTGGTGAAGCCGCCGAGGATGCCGGTGCCGAGGAAGGGGCGCAGCAGCCGGTGCGGTGCGCCGGCCTCGGTGATCAGCGCCATCAGGACGCCCATCAGCGCGCAGCCGACGGCGTTGACGGCCAGGGTCGTCCAGGGGAAGGCGGCGGGGGCCGTCGGCCACAGGAGCGAGGCGCCGTAACGGGCCGTCGCGCCGATCGCGCCGCCCACGGACACCGCGCCGATCACCGGCCACTGGCCCTGCCAGGGCGCGGGGCGGCGGGCTCGCTGTTCCATAGGTCTCCCGAGATCATCGGCGCCCTCAGGCTATCCCTGGCGGTTTGACACCGCCAAACATGGGATGTTCCCATCACCGGTGGAATCAAGAGGAGGAGACCGTGCCGCTGCGCAGCACCGCCCGGACCAACCTGGTGGACCTGGTCATCGAGCAGATGGAGAGCCTGATCGCCGACGGCGAGTGGGAGGTGGGGACGAAGATCCCTGCCGAACCGGTGCTCGTGGAGCGGCTCTCGGTGGGCCGCAACACCGTCCGCGAGGCGGTCCGCGCCCTGGTGCACACCGGGCTGCTGGAGCCGCGCCAGGGCGACGGCACCTATGTCCGCGCCCGCAGCGGCTTCGGTGCCGCCGTGCAGCGCAGGCTGCGGCGGGCCGGTGACCTGGAGACGTTCGAGGTACGCGCCTCACTGGAGCGGGACGCCGCGCGCCATGCCGCGCTGCGCCGCACCGACGAGGACCTCGCCGCGCTGCGCGCCGCGCTGGCCGAGCGCGCCCGCGCCTGGCGGAGCGGCGACCTGACCGCCTTCGTCGACGCGGACCTGCACTTCCACCGCACCATCGCCGCCGCGGCCCACAACAGCGTGCTCGCCGAGCTGTACGCGCACCTCAGCGACGCCCTGCGCGCCACGCTCCGGTCCGTCATCGGCGCCCCCGTCCCCGACTCCGTGCGCAACCAGTACGAGGCGCACGAGGCCATCGTCGACGCCATCGAGGCGCGGGACGCGGACGCCGCCGAGCGGGCGGCGCTGGCGCATCTGGCCGAGGGCATGGCGGCGCTGCGCGCCGGCGCCGAGGACGGCGACGCACCGGACTGCCCGACGGGAGCCCAGGAGTGACACCGGACCGGACCCCGACCCGCGCGGCGCACGCCCCGGTGGTGGCCGCCGCCGCGCCGCCGGCCACCGGCACCGGAGGGCGCCGCGCCCTGTACGCCGGCGCCGGCGTCGTCCTGCTGGCGCTGAACCTGCGCCCCGCGCTGGTCGCGGTCTCCCCGCTCGCCGGCACCATCCGCGCCGACAGCGGGATGTCGGCCGCCGCGACGAGCCTGCTCACCGCGCTGCCGCTGCTCTGCTTCGGCCTGCTGGCGCCCCTCGCGCCGCGGCTGGGCCGGCGCTTCGGCACGGAGCGGTCCCTGCTCGGCACGATGGCGCTGATCTGCCTGGGTACCGCGCTGCGGATGCTGGACGCGGTCGGGGCGCTGTTCGCCGGGACGGTCGTGATCGGCGCGGGGATAGCCGTCGCCA
The sequence above is a segment of the Streptomyces lydicus genome. Coding sequences within it:
- a CDS encoding fluoride efflux transporter FluC; protein product: MEQRARRPAPWQGQWPVIGAVSVGGAIGATARYGASLLWPTAPAAFPWTTLAVNAVGCALMGVLMALITEAGAPHRLLRPFLGTGILGGFTTFSTYAVDIQRLAGHRQPLLAVAYLAGTLLVALAAVWGAVATTRALLELRRRTA
- the snpA gene encoding snapalysin, whose product is MRSPKTALSAALGLGLVAALAAAAPVSAASPSSGNSAHSTPASIAAYNGSAAEKADTKAFFEAVMKSARAKMKADPHAASVTITYDASAAPSFKSQIAESTSIWNSAVKNVQLKEGSGGDFQYKEGDDPRGSYASTDGHGKGFVFLDHKQNQEYNSTRVTAHETGHVLGLPDHYEGPCSELMSGGGPGTSCQNTQPDANERAKVDQLWANGLKAVHFGKVA
- the crcB gene encoding fluoride efflux transporter CrcB — translated: MNWLLVVAGAVVGAPLRFLTDRYVQSRHDTVFPWGTFAVNAGGSLILGLLTGAVTAGAASSQLQLLLGTGLCGALSTYSTFSYETLRLAADGARGYAVANVAGSVLAGLAAAFAGVAAGQALWG
- a CDS encoding FadR/GntR family transcriptional regulator, whose product is MPLRSTARTNLVDLVIEQMESLIADGEWEVGTKIPAEPVLVERLSVGRNTVREAVRALVHTGLLEPRQGDGTYVRARSGFGAAVQRRLRRAGDLETFEVRASLERDAARHAALRRTDEDLAALRAALAERARAWRSGDLTAFVDADLHFHRTIAAAAHNSVLAELYAHLSDALRATLRSVIGAPVPDSVRNQYEAHEAIVDAIEARDADAAERAALAHLAEGMAALRAGAEDGDAPDCPTGAQE
- a CDS encoding DUF190 domain-containing protein; the protein is MTSDVPAPGGVPALRLTVLVGEQDGWHHRPLYAEIVHRARAAGLAGASVFRGIEGFGAGSVVHTQRLLSLSEELPVAIVVVDAEERVRGFLPQLDELLAGGGLVTLDRCEMIAHRAPGAGGPDAGRPGGGEGGRG
- a CDS encoding LysR family transcriptional regulator; the protein is MELEVRHLRALCAIADSGSVRKAARQLGMTQPSLTTQLHRIEKALGGQLFFREPTGSRPTPLGHSVLCRARPIVAEMRALLDEVASASHREQGARLHIGSTNSPAVAGWLRRLRVRLPETDTTIRTDVSANALLHMVATGQLDAAFVHEVEGAPLRVPDGLVAHELLAREPQFIALSDSHPAAAEEIVRVADLAEDQWMVDPTVDGEWAGLRRIWTAAGINPRVVHGDYLTAVDLVTAGEVVTPCQPTARSRHGMAIRPLHGDPLAVRLFMACRQDGTPAAAPDDLFADLTSSYMEIAWASEAYRAWLVRHDAPLPVTT